In the genome of Saprospira sp. CCB-QB6, one region contains:
- a CDS encoding SixA phosphatase family protein: MKWVYFLRHAKSSWEQPELDDIDRPLNPRGEEAAQLMAQLFKRRELPLDHILCSPAERCQQTALHFCQALNRPAGDIEISYRLYEAELPQVYQRLRELPNHINKVLLIGHNTSATNWLNAFKSTPVDNQPTAGLSLTIFSIDDWQLLDRSNGEFVFWDYPKLYKKKYRELDLNLHKEV, translated from the coding sequence GTGAAGTGGGTTTATTTTCTACGCCATGCCAAATCTTCTTGGGAACAGCCCGAATTAGATGATATCGATCGCCCGCTCAACCCTAGAGGAGAGGAGGCCGCCCAATTGATGGCCCAATTGTTCAAACGCAGAGAGTTACCATTGGACCATATTCTCTGCTCTCCAGCAGAACGCTGCCAACAAACAGCCCTACACTTTTGCCAAGCGCTTAACCGCCCCGCTGGCGATATCGAGATTAGCTACCGCCTCTATGAGGCCGAGCTCCCTCAGGTCTATCAACGCCTTCGAGAATTGCCCAATCATATCAATAAGGTGTTGTTGATTGGCCACAATACTAGCGCTACCAACTGGCTAAATGCCTTTAAATCCACTCCCGTCGATAACCAACCTACGGCTGGTCTCAGCCTGACCATTTTTAGTATCGACGATTGGCAATTGCTTGACCGCAGCAATGGGGAGTTTGTCTTTTGGGATTATCCCAAACTCTATAAAAAGAAGTACCGAGAACTAGATTTGAACCTTCATAAGGAGGTCTAA
- a CDS encoding T9SS type A sorting domain-containing protein — protein MSFLLMGLGLSAQQLEHPMVVEVNTPASISGTYVYGYQSDWGPTSLAATITGEAAWARTAANDSIACDSVVNDLTGKVALVRRGACNFSLKTLNAQTQGAVACVICNNQPGAGVINMAGGTFGAQVNIPAVMLSYEDCALLANAMDAGDTVNITFRKPALVANRTSTYAYRTPLSQVHDLDLINIGLINTSPTAVPQAIVKVDITDPANNVTSYMDTLSLAADTVIDFHIFEEVYPAPTDTGRYQIVFSADYTTDTVFQDFVVTENTFALDNGNPADQRFYTLADFSANRYDVGACFYTADTVEAFHWASFGLGPNPDYIQQQLNVFLYKAKPGVTITGQDVDYSKFDIVAVNSHNIRAEDTASGSLIIKRLYEVQNGEDSIVLDSNTLYALVVSFRGNGSIVDPPYFEFAGNGARLDFSTIVHGTDLSMGGFGGPQVRVRMHKEASYTAETPTGSGLAVNESPLLEAASLSLFPNPTQDLLNLNIVAVDGAEEAIVSIMTATGQVLKSQVVALNGQNTIEQVQLKDLPAGAYLAYLQIGNKFTVKQFVKQ, from the coding sequence TTGTCCTTCCTGCTTATGGGGCTGGGGCTGTCTGCACAACAACTGGAGCACCCCATGGTGGTGGAGGTTAATACTCCTGCTAGTATTTCGGGTACCTATGTTTATGGTTATCAGTCTGATTGGGGGCCAACCTCTTTGGCTGCAACGATTACAGGAGAAGCGGCCTGGGCGAGAACTGCTGCCAATGATTCTATTGCTTGTGATTCGGTAGTCAATGATTTAACAGGCAAAGTGGCCCTAGTTCGTCGGGGGGCTTGTAACTTTAGTCTCAAGACACTTAATGCCCAAACTCAAGGCGCTGTAGCCTGTGTAATTTGTAACAATCAGCCAGGTGCTGGTGTAATCAATATGGCTGGGGGTACTTTTGGTGCACAGGTGAATATTCCTGCGGTTATGCTTAGCTATGAAGATTGTGCATTATTGGCCAATGCTATGGATGCAGGAGATACCGTAAACATTACGTTCCGCAAACCCGCTTTGGTAGCCAACCGCACCTCTACCTATGCTTATCGCACACCTTTGTCTCAGGTTCATGACCTTGACCTGATCAACATTGGGCTAATTAACACCAGCCCAACTGCTGTCCCTCAGGCAATCGTAAAAGTTGATATCACAGATCCTGCAAATAATGTGACTTCTTACATGGATACCCTAAGCTTAGCTGCAGATACCGTTATCGATTTTCATATTTTTGAGGAGGTTTATCCTGCACCCACAGATACTGGACGTTATCAAATTGTTTTCTCCGCTGACTATACTACTGATACTGTTTTTCAGGACTTTGTAGTTACAGAAAACACTTTTGCCTTAGATAATGGTAATCCTGCTGATCAACGATTTTATACACTGGCCGATTTTTCTGCCAACCGCTATGATGTAGGCGCTTGCTTCTATACCGCTGATACCGTTGAAGCTTTTCACTGGGCCTCTTTTGGCTTAGGGCCAAACCCCGATTATATTCAGCAACAGCTAAATGTTTTTCTCTATAAGGCCAAGCCTGGAGTTACCATAACTGGCCAAGATGTAGATTATAGCAAATTTGATATTGTTGCCGTAAATAGCCACAATATCCGAGCTGAAGATACCGCTTCAGGATCTCTCATTATTAAAAGACTCTATGAGGTGCAAAATGGTGAAGATTCTATCGTGCTAGATTCTAATACGCTATATGCATTGGTCGTTTCTTTTAGAGGCAATGGATCTATCGTAGATCCACCCTACTTCGAGTTTGCGGGCAATGGTGCTCGCCTAGACTTTAGCACGATTGTTCACGGAACAGATCTTTCTATGGGAGGATTTGGTGGCCCCCAAGTAAGAGTGCGCATGCATAAAGAAGCTTCTTATACTGCAGAAACTCCCACGGGCTCTGGATTGGCCGTTAATGAATCTCCTCTGCTCGAAGCCGCTAGCCTAAGCCTATTTCCTAACCCCACTCAAGATCTGCTAAATCTCAATATTGTTGCAGTAGATGGGGCCGAAGAAGCTATAGTGAGTATCATGACGGCAACCGGACAAGTACTAAAAAGCCAAGTGGTTGCGCTAAATGGCCAAAACACAATTGAACAAGTTCAATTGAAAGATTTGCCCGCAGGTGCTTATCTCGCTTATCTCCAAATCGGAAATAAATTTACTGTTAAGCAGTTTGTTAAGCAATAG
- a CDS encoding cytochrome c oxidase subunit 3, translating into MANPKNFPQDQYEKPFINLPYQKIYLYLLLVGLTFLFIAFAIGYVYTRSANEVADGVYLPPIFIANSILLLLSSLTIKWANEAYKQDETKKYQNALNLTFLLTAIFLIMQVLAWTLYKDALMGENIGNGKQYLYALSGLHFAHVFGGLPFLLYFMYVASVRMKEPVSVLVYFSDPSKKLHLELLTVYWHFLDALWIFLVLFFLLNMLF; encoded by the coding sequence ATGGCTAATCCGAAAAATTTCCCCCAAGATCAATACGAAAAACCATTCATCAATCTGCCCTACCAAAAGATTTATCTCTATCTCCTTTTAGTGGGCCTCACTTTCCTCTTTATCGCCTTTGCCATCGGCTATGTCTACACCCGCTCGGCCAATGAGGTGGCCGATGGCGTCTATCTCCCCCCCATTTTTATCGCCAACTCGATCTTGCTCCTCCTCAGTAGCCTGACGATTAAATGGGCCAATGAAGCTTACAAACAAGATGAAACAAAAAAATACCAAAATGCCCTCAACCTCACCTTTCTACTCACCGCTATCTTTCTCATTATGCAGGTTTTGGCCTGGACCCTCTACAAAGATGCCCTGATGGGCGAAAATATCGGCAACGGAAAACAATATTTATACGCCTTGTCGGGCCTCCACTTTGCCCACGTTTTCGGCGGCCTGCCCTTTCTGCTCTACTTTATGTACGTGGCCTCGGTCCGCATGAAAGAACCCGTTAGCGTCTTGGTCTACTTTTCAGACCCCAGCAAAAAACTCCACTTAGAATTACTCACCGTTTACTGGCATTTTCTCGATGCCCTTTGGATCTTCTTGGTCCTCTTTTTCCTCCTCAATATGCTGTTTTAA